A genomic segment from Toxotes jaculatrix isolate fToxJac2 chromosome 6, fToxJac2.pri, whole genome shotgun sequence encodes:
- the znf648 gene encoding zinc finger protein 648 has product MQIISCPAIKVTMAEEMCPQMSARVAAEKASKRKQSHRGSDSFQDGQTEGNTHSMNTDPSPGSTCVGVNSLSESTDTGILYLNPQTPNWSLVEKFADLSPGEETGVCDDQDQSSGVLSQCSKYVENNKIYGCNEGLLDAAQKNCSKFLKIHQVQREVSAKQRASKLKELNAEEYSPGGGGNNTKKNRNSPSVKKLLKKRDDDKIPRLLVAMKKRSGVDTEHRPFKCPHCHWAFKKLCNLQSHLQTHTGLKPHVCDICGKAYSHQGTLQQHKRLHTGERPYHCPFCVKTYIWSSDYRKHIRTHTGEKPYVCDTCGKDFIRSSDLRKHERNMHTNDKPFPCTHCGKTFNKPLSLKRHERKHLGERPFSCPDCGKAFALASRMAEHQKIHTGVRPYVCTVCSKCFTKSSNLAEHDAIHSGTRPYKCTECGVAFAMASRLVRHQYVHNKEKPHTCTGCSKNFSQLASLKLHQEQTCAGRIFVCVECDRSFQCAAKLAQHMLNHRDKDV; this is encoded by the coding sequence atgcagatcATTTCATGCCCAGCTATAAAAGTGACCATGGCTGAAGAAATGTGCCCACAGATGTCTGCCAGGGTGGCTGCTGAGAAAGCAAGCAAAAGGAAACAAAGTCACCGTGGCTCTGATTCTTTCCAagatggacagactgaaggTAACACTCACAGCATGAACACTGACCCTTCACCTGGCagcacctgtgtgggtgtgaacTCGCTTTCAGAGAGCACTGACACTGGGATCCTTTATCTGAACCCTCAAACACCAAACTGGTCTCTCGTGGAGAAGTTTGCTGACCTTTCTCCAGGAGAAGAAACAGGAGTCTGTGATGACCAAGACCAGAGCAGTGGAGTATTGTCACAATGCTCCAAGTATGTtgagaataataaaatatatggaTGTAATGAAGGGCTCTTGGATGCTGCACAAAAGAATTGCTCTAAATTCCTCAAGATCCACCAAGTGCAAAGAGAAGTCTCAGCCAAACAGAGGGCATCTAAGCTCAAAGAGCTAAATGCTGAGGAATATTCTCCAGGTGGAGGGGGGAATAATACCAAGAAGAACAGGAATAGTCCTTCTGTTAAGAAACTACTGAAGAAGCGTGACGATGACAAGATCCCTCGACTTTTGGTAGCAATGAAAAAACGCAGTGGAGTCGACACCGAGCACCGTCCCTTCAAGTGTCCACACTGCCACTGGGCTTTTAAGAAGCTGTGCAACTTGCAGAGtcacttacagacacacactggcctCAAGCCTCATGTGTGTGATATATGTGGCAAGGCTTACTCCCATCAGGGTAcgctgcagcagcacaagcGCCTACACACGGGTGAAAGGCCGTATCACTGCCCCTTCTGTGTCAAGACCTATATTTGGTCCTCAGATTACCGCAAGCATATCCGCACACACACTGGTGAAAAGCCTTATGTCTGTGACACTTGTGGCAAGGATTTCATTCGCTCCTCTGACCTGCGGAAGCATGAACGGAACATGCACACCAATGACAAGCCCTTCCCATGCACGCACTGTGGCAAGACCTTCAATAAACCCCTCTCCCTGAAGCGTCATGAGCGTAAGCACCTGGGGGAAAGGCCTTTCTCCTGCCCTGACTGCGGGAAGGCATTTGCTCTGGCCAGTCGTATGGCAGAGCACCAGAAGATCCACACGGGAGTGCGTCCGTACGTCTGCACGGTGTGCTCCAAGTGTTTCACCAAATCCTCCAACCTGGCCGAGCACGACGCCATTCACAGCGGAACGCGGCCCTATAAGTGCACAGAGTGCGGCGTGGCGTTTGCCATGGCTTCCCGCCTCGTTCGTCACCAGTATGTCCACAATAAAGAGAAACCCCACACCTGCACAGGCTGCAGCAAGAACTTTAGCCAACTAGCATCACTGAAGCTTCACCAGGAGCAAACCTGCGCTGGGAGGATCTTTGTCTGTGTGGAGTGTGACAGATCTTTCCAGTGTGCTGCAAAGCTTGCACAACATATGCTGAACCACAGGGACAAGGATGTCTGA